A region of bacterium DNA encodes the following proteins:
- the nadB gene encoding L-aspartate oxidase, translating into MNIPIRFSCLQVSTLPDKTDIVIVGSGIAGLSMALKCARFADIVLITKKKSAQSATNWAQGGIAAVTARDDDFQLHVEDTVGAGGGLCDLSVVEMVVREAPRRIAELAELGVRFTKRDGELELAREGGHSRARILHHKDKTGQEIESVLLKRVRENPRIRILEHHVMVDLLVTPRPSSPETLNGIRCFGVYVLDSRDGSIEPIRARAVVLATGGAGMVYQHTTNPTIATGDGVAAAYRAGAVVADMEFFQFHPTTMYDHEQSGQNHLITEALRGFGARLRTLSGDFFMHHYDAREELAPRDIVARAIDTELKRRGDPYVLLDCTHLDADALRARFPNIDKTCQRKGFDFTAVPIWVVPAAHYQCGGVETDLNGRSTVQGLYAVGEVASTGLHGANRLASNSLLEAVVYAANASEDCSEWLSECKDLPPADPWSAKGTHDQREAVLIKHNRDEIRRLMWDFVGIVRTTERLERAQARLEFLTKEIAEFYRRNRINSDLVELRNLVLVADLIVRSAISRKESRGLHYITDYPSMDTSQAPQHTRLTRLSSLPEPSAR; encoded by the coding sequence ATGAACATACCTATCAGATTTTCTTGCCTCCAGGTGTCCACACTCCCAGATAAAACAGATATCGTCATCGTTGGCAGTGGCATTGCCGGCCTCTCTATGGCCCTGAAATGCGCACGCTTTGCCGACATTGTACTGATTACCAAGAAGAAATCTGCGCAGTCTGCGACGAACTGGGCTCAAGGAGGAATTGCCGCAGTTACTGCACGTGACGATGACTTTCAGCTGCACGTGGAGGACACGGTGGGAGCGGGAGGGGGACTCTGTGATCTGTCAGTTGTGGAAATGGTCGTTCGTGAAGCGCCGCGCCGGATCGCTGAACTTGCGGAACTCGGTGTCCGCTTCACGAAGCGAGACGGCGAATTGGAACTCGCCCGCGAGGGTGGGCACAGCCGCGCCCGAATCCTGCACCATAAAGACAAAACAGGACAGGAAATCGAGAGTGTGCTGCTAAAACGGGTGCGCGAGAATCCGCGGATTCGGATTCTTGAGCATCATGTGATGGTGGACTTGCTGGTCACGCCAAGGCCTTCTTCTCCGGAAACGCTAAACGGAATTAGGTGCTTCGGTGTCTATGTGCTGGATTCCAGGGACGGCTCAATCGAACCCATTCGTGCTCGTGCCGTTGTGCTGGCAACAGGTGGTGCCGGCATGGTTTATCAGCACACGACCAACCCGACCATTGCGACGGGAGACGGTGTTGCCGCTGCCTATCGGGCTGGCGCGGTGGTTGCAGATATGGAGTTTTTCCAGTTCCATCCTACGACGATGTATGACCACGAACAGTCCGGGCAGAATCACCTGATAACGGAAGCTCTGCGCGGGTTTGGCGCGCGTCTGAGGACTCTGTCTGGTGATTTCTTCATGCATCACTATGATGCACGGGAAGAGCTTGCCCCGCGTGACATCGTTGCCCGAGCCATTGACACGGAGCTGAAACGCAGAGGCGATCCATACGTTCTCTTGGATTGTACACATCTTGATGCAGACGCATTGCGTGCACGCTTCCCCAATATCGACAAGACCTGTCAACGCAAAGGGTTCGATTTCACGGCAGTACCCATTTGGGTCGTGCCAGCCGCTCACTACCAATGCGGCGGTGTCGAAACAGATTTGAACGGTCGCAGCACGGTTCAAGGGTTGTATGCGGTCGGAGAAGTGGCCAGTACCGGTTTGCACGGCGCAAACCGTTTGGCGTCAAATTCCCTTCTGGAGGCGGTCGTGTATGCGGCAAACGCTTCGGAAGACTGCAGTGAATGGTTGAGCGAGTGCAAGGATCTTCCTCCCGCCGACCCATGGTCAGCGAAAGGAACACATGACCAGCGCGAGGCCGTCCTTATCAAACACAATCGTGATGAGATCCGCCGCTTGATGTGGGACTTTGTGGGAATCGTGAGAACTACAGAAAGGCTTGAGCGAGCGCAGGCACGCTTGGAATTCTTGACAAAAGAAATTGCGGAATTCTATCGCAGAAACCGCATAAACTCGGATCTGGTTGAACTCCGCAATCTGGTACTCGTGGCCGACCTAATCGTGCGCTCAGCAATCTCTCGCAAAGAGAGCCGGGGACTGCACTACATCACAGACTATCCTTCTATGGATACTTCACAGGCTCCGCAGCATACGAGGCTGACTCGACTTTCGTCTTTGCCTGAGCCTTCCGCTCGTTGA